One Peterkaempfera bronchialis DNA window includes the following coding sequences:
- a CDS encoding AMP-binding protein, protein MVRASAGRFGEAEALADLDDGRRWSFTEVAAEMVRTARAMIALGVRPGDRVALWGPNCPEWIFTALGIQAAGGVLVPLNTRFKAEEAGYILRKSGARTVFTVTGFLGTDYLGMLPDGVRGVVMRGEVEEGVLGREEFLALGEGVEEGAVHRLIDGIGPEDVSDIMFTSGTTGSPKGVVLGHGQSLRAFGWLSGVFTFTPGDRYLIIPPFFHTFGYKAGWMACLMQGVTALPQETFDVDQVLERIAREKVSILLGPPTLFEDLMRHPRRAEYDLSSLRATVPSATTVPAELVRRLGSELGFEVVLTAYGLTESTSLVTSSRAGDDVEDIVNSVGVPADGLEVVVASPDGVALPPGEEGEVLVRGYTVMRGYWEDPEETAKAIDADGWLHTGDVGRFNERGFLSIVDRKKDMFICGGFNAYPAEIEKLLGTHPAVADVAVIGMPDERMGEVAAAFVVRSGALTEKELVAWARERIANFKVPRRVEFVDALPRNASMKVEKGKLRALLAE, encoded by the coding sequence ATGGTGCGCGCGAGCGCCGGACGATTCGGCGAGGCCGAGGCGCTCGCGGACCTGGACGACGGTCGGCGGTGGTCGTTCACCGAGGTGGCGGCCGAGATGGTGCGGACGGCCCGCGCCATGATCGCCCTGGGGGTGAGGCCCGGCGACAGGGTGGCCCTGTGGGGACCCAACTGCCCCGAGTGGATCTTCACCGCTCTGGGCATCCAGGCGGCCGGCGGTGTACTGGTCCCGCTCAACACCCGCTTCAAAGCGGAGGAGGCGGGCTACATCCTGCGCAAGAGCGGGGCCCGGACGGTCTTCACCGTGACCGGCTTCCTGGGCACCGACTACCTGGGAATGCTGCCGGACGGCGTCCGAGGTGTCGTCATGCGCGGCGAGGTGGAGGAGGGAGTCCTCGGCCGGGAGGAGTTCCTGGCCCTCGGTGAGGGCGTCGAGGAGGGGGCCGTCCACCGGTTGATCGACGGGATCGGTCCGGAGGACGTCTCCGACATCATGTTCACCTCCGGGACGACGGGCAGCCCCAAGGGCGTCGTCCTCGGCCACGGGCAGTCGCTGCGCGCGTTCGGCTGGCTGTCCGGTGTCTTCACCTTCACTCCGGGCGACCGCTATCTGATCATCCCGCCCTTCTTCCACACCTTCGGCTACAAGGCGGGCTGGATGGCCTGCCTGATGCAGGGGGTGACCGCCCTGCCCCAGGAGACCTTCGACGTCGATCAGGTGCTGGAGCGGATAGCGCGGGAGAAGGTGTCGATCCTGCTGGGCCCGCCCACGCTCTTCGAGGACCTGATGCGCCACCCGCGACGGGCCGAATACGATCTGTCCTCGCTGCGTGCCACCGTTCCCTCCGCGACCACGGTGCCGGCCGAGCTGGTGCGCCGACTGGGCAGCGAACTGGGCTTCGAGGTGGTGCTGACGGCCTACGGGCTCACCGAATCCACCTCGCTGGTGACCTCCAGCCGTGCGGGCGACGACGTCGAGGACATTGTGAACTCGGTGGGTGTGCCGGCCGACGGGCTGGAGGTCGTCGTTGCCTCCCCGGACGGCGTCGCGCTCCCGCCCGGCGAGGAGGGCGAGGTGCTGGTGCGCGGGTACACGGTGATGCGCGGCTACTGGGAGGACCCCGAGGAGACCGCCAAGGCGATCGACGCGGACGGCTGGCTGCACACCGGTGACGTGGGGCGGTTCAATGAGCGCGGATTCCTGAGCATCGTGGACCGCAAGAAGGACATGTTCATCTGCGGCGGCTTCAACGCCTACCCCGCCGAGATCGAGAAGCTGCTCGGCACCCACCCGGCCGTGGCCGATGTCGCGGTGATCGGCATGCCGGACGAGCGCATGGGCGAGGTGGCGGCGGCGTTCGTGGTCCGCAGCGGCGCTCTGACCGAGAAGGAACTGGTGGCCTGGGCACGGGAGCGGATCGCCAACTTCAAGGTGCCG